The following proteins are co-located in the Paenibacillus sp. JNUCC32 genome:
- a CDS encoding ABC transporter permease: MNNSVKSLLAVLFGLIAGALLMALTGHNPVEGYKYLLQGGLKNPERIGNTLATATPLILTGLSVAFAFRTGLFNIGAAGQMLIGGFCATAVGLSLDLPRALLLLVMVLVGFIGGALWAVVPGFLKAKYNVHEVVSTIMMNWTAYWTVYYVIPGYFKGASLETESRQLPPEAMLHQQWLTDMFQGSYVNLGFFIAVIAVLVVAFLINKTTLGYELKAVGFNRHASEYAGIAVKRSIVLSMFISGGLAGLAGVAQYAGNASSMQIGVLPSQGFDGIAVALLGINAPIGVLVSALFFGILYSGRGFMNAMTEIPPEIADSIIAIIIYFAATSILIERLYRKLKLRRAANKKQGE, from the coding sequence ATGAATAACAGCGTAAAATCGTTGCTTGCCGTCCTGTTCGGACTCATCGCGGGGGCACTGCTTATGGCGCTGACCGGGCATAATCCGGTAGAAGGATATAAGTATCTCCTCCAAGGCGGGCTTAAAAATCCCGAGCGGATCGGTAATACGCTGGCGACGGCGACTCCGCTTATTTTGACCGGTTTGTCCGTGGCTTTTGCCTTCCGTACCGGGCTGTTCAATATCGGTGCTGCGGGCCAAATGCTGATCGGCGGGTTCTGCGCAACGGCTGTCGGCCTTTCACTTGATCTGCCGCGGGCCCTGCTCCTGTTGGTCATGGTGCTGGTCGGGTTCATCGGCGGCGCACTATGGGCGGTGGTTCCCGGTTTCTTGAAGGCTAAATATAACGTGCATGAGGTCGTGTCCACGATCATGATGAACTGGACGGCCTACTGGACCGTTTATTATGTCATTCCGGGTTACTTCAAAGGGGCGAGCCTCGAGACGGAATCGCGCCAGCTTCCGCCGGAAGCCATGCTGCATCAGCAGTGGCTCACCGATATGTTCCAAGGTTCTTATGTCAATCTGGGCTTTTTTATCGCGGTGATCGCCGTTCTGGTCGTCGCTTTCCTTATTAACAAAACAACGCTCGGATACGAATTGAAAGCGGTTGGATTCAACCGGCACGCTTCCGAATATGCGGGGATCGCCGTTAAACGCAGCATCGTGCTGTCCATGTTCATCTCCGGCGGCCTCGCGGGCCTCGCGGGTGTTGCACAGTATGCGGGGAATGCCTCCAGCATGCAGATCGGCGTGCTGCCGAGCCAAGGCTTTGACGGCATTGCCGTAGCCCTGCTTGGAATCAACGCACCTATCGGTGTTTTGGTGTCGGCCCTGTTCTTCGGGATTCTCTACTCGGGCAGAGGTTTTATGAATGCTATGACGGAGATTCCGCCGGAAATCGCCGATTCGATTATCGCCATCATTATCTATTTTGCGGCAACCAGCATTTTGATCGAGCGTCTGTACCGTAAATTGAAGCTGCGTCGCGCGGCAAATAAAAAGCAGGGGGAGTAA
- a CDS encoding ABC transporter ATP-binding protein: MDYVVEMVGIRKEFPGIVANDDITIQLKKGEIHALLGENGAGKSTLMSILFGMYQPDRGVIKVNGKDVRISNPNVANKLGIGMVHQHFKLVEPFTVTENIILGSETRKYYFGLDVRSAAKRVEELSKRYGLNVDPYAKIEDISVGMQQRVEILKMLYRDAEVLIFDEPTAVLTPQEIEDLQGIMKNLVNEGKSIILITHKLKEIKAVADRCTVIRRGKTIGTVDVADTSREAMAEMMVGRSVSFKVDKQESNPGKAVLQIQSLTVKNSKKVEALKGFSLDLHAGEIVGIAGVDGNGQSELIEAITGLRQAESGTVSLNGKTLNGLSVRQRNESGIGHIPEDRQKRGLVLDYTIEENLILEVYNRPPYSKNGLLQPAAIRKHAEHIIQSFDVRSGTGGRSIVRSMSGGNQQKAIIGREVERDPDLLIAVQPTRGLDVGSIEYIHRRLIEQRDKGKAVLLVSLELDEVLNLSDRIAVINNGELVGIVKTSETNEKELGLMMAGYQKEEAPHE; this comes from the coding sequence ATGGACTATGTTGTCGAGATGGTGGGCATCCGCAAGGAATTTCCGGGGATCGTGGCCAATGACGATATCACGATTCAACTAAAGAAGGGCGAGATTCACGCGCTGCTCGGCGAGAACGGTGCCGGGAAGTCGACCCTGATGAGCATCCTGTTTGGCATGTACCAGCCTGACCGTGGCGTGATCAAAGTCAACGGCAAGGACGTGCGGATTTCGAATCCGAACGTCGCGAACAAACTCGGAATCGGGATGGTCCATCAGCATTTTAAATTAGTCGAGCCGTTTACCGTGACCGAGAATATTATTCTCGGCAGCGAGACGCGCAAGTATTACTTTGGTTTAGACGTGAGATCCGCAGCCAAGCGGGTCGAGGAGCTGTCCAAACGATACGGGCTCAACGTAGACCCCTATGCCAAAATCGAGGATATCTCGGTAGGGATGCAGCAGCGCGTGGAAATTCTCAAAATGCTGTACCGTGATGCGGAAGTACTCATATTTGACGAGCCCACGGCGGTGCTGACCCCTCAGGAAATCGAAGATTTACAGGGCATTATGAAGAACCTGGTCAACGAAGGCAAATCCATCATTCTGATCACGCATAAATTGAAAGAAATTAAAGCGGTTGCGGACCGCTGCACCGTCATTCGCCGGGGGAAAACAATCGGCACCGTTGACGTAGCCGATACGAGCCGCGAAGCGATGGCCGAAATGATGGTAGGCCGCAGCGTTTCCTTTAAGGTGGATAAGCAGGAGAGTAACCCTGGCAAAGCCGTTCTTCAGATCCAGTCACTTACGGTAAAAAACAGTAAAAAAGTCGAAGCACTCAAAGGATTTAGCTTGGATCTGCATGCCGGTGAGATCGTGGGCATTGCCGGCGTGGACGGTAATGGTCAATCGGAACTGATAGAAGCCATTACCGGCTTGCGTCAAGCGGAGAGCGGAACGGTGAGCTTGAATGGAAAAACGCTCAACGGTCTATCTGTCCGTCAGCGTAATGAGAGCGGAATCGGCCACATTCCGGAGGACCGCCAGAAGAGGGGCCTCGTGCTGGATTATACGATTGAAGAGAATTTGATCCTTGAGGTGTATAACCGCCCACCGTATTCCAAGAACGGGCTGCTGCAGCCGGCAGCGATCCGCAAGCATGCGGAGCATATCATTCAGAGCTTTGATGTGCGTTCCGGAACGGGCGGCCGGTCGATCGTGCGTTCGATGTCCGGCGGTAACCAGCAAAAAGCAATCATCGGCCGCGAGGTAGAGCGCGATCCGGATCTGCTTATTGCCGTTCAGCCGACCCGGGGCCTTGACGTAGGCTCGATTGAATATATTCACCGTCGTCTGATCGAGCAGCGGGACAAGGGGAAAGCCGTTCTGCTGGTTTCCCTGGAGCTTGATGAAGTGCTGAATCTGTCGGACCGCATTGCCGTTATCAATAACGGTGAACTGGTAGGAATCGTAAAAACCTCCGAAACGAACGAAAAAGAGCTCGGACTGATGATGGCCGGGTATCAAAAAGAGGAGGCACCACATGAATAA
- a CDS encoding ABC transporter permease, whose translation MWTTIEQIFPYAIAYTIPLLITALGALFSERSGVVNIGLDGLMIVGSFIGAFVIFKMQAQWPGQSWVLWVGLLAAAAASALFSLLHAFASINLSANQIISGTAINMIAGALTIFLARNITGSGKITITNGFAPFDVPLLSKIPVIGDLFFTKTYATTWLVLLVLVLSALILYRTPFGLRLRSCGEHPHAAEAAGIKVQSMRYVGVMISGAFSGLGGAVILLTYSGEFTGNVAGLGFLALASLIFGQWKPLGILLATLFFGFATTVANVSQVIPSLAVIPPVILKIFPYIVTLIALVIFSKSSNAPKAVGEPFDSGKR comes from the coding sequence ATGTGGACAACGATTGAACAGATTTTTCCGTATGCCATCGCTTACACGATCCCGCTTTTGATTACTGCGTTAGGCGCACTGTTCAGTGAACGAAGCGGGGTCGTCAATATCGGCCTTGACGGCTTAATGATTGTCGGTTCTTTCATCGGCGCCTTTGTCATTTTCAAAATGCAGGCCCAATGGCCTGGCCAATCGTGGGTATTATGGGTAGGGCTTTTGGCCGCGGCGGCAGCGAGCGCGCTATTCTCGCTACTGCATGCATTTGCCAGCATTAACCTCAGTGCCAATCAGATCATAAGCGGTACGGCGATCAACATGATTGCGGGTGCCTTGACGATTTTCCTTGCCCGTAACATTACGGGCAGCGGCAAGATTACGATCACGAATGGTTTTGCGCCGTTTGATGTGCCTCTGCTCTCCAAGATACCGGTTATTGGGGATTTGTTTTTTACCAAAACCTATGCAACAACCTGGCTTGTTCTATTAGTATTAGTGCTAAGCGCGCTCATATTGTACAGAACACCTTTCGGTCTGCGGCTCCGGTCCTGCGGTGAGCATCCGCACGCGGCTGAAGCAGCCGGTATTAAGGTGCAGTCCATGCGGTATGTGGGCGTCATGATCTCGGGTGCTTTTTCCGGACTCGGTGGGGCTGTCATTCTGTTGACGTATTCCGGCGAATTTACGGGGAACGTTGCGGGACTGGGGTTCCTGGCCCTGGCATCCCTCATCTTCGGACAATGGAAGCCGCTCGGCATCCTGCTGGCGACCTTGTTCTTCGGATTTGCCACGACGGTAGCCAACGTATCCCAAGTCATTCCGTCCTTGGCGGTAATCCCGCCGGTCATTCTCAAGATCTTCCCTTATATCGTCACGCTGATCGCGCTCGTGATTTTCTCCAAATCCTCGAATGCGCCGAAAGCGGTAGGGGAGCCGTTCGATTCAGGTAAACGGTAA